From Channa argus isolate prfri chromosome 18, Channa argus male v1.0, whole genome shotgun sequence, the proteins below share one genomic window:
- the LOC137104178 gene encoding chondroitin sulfate proteoglycan 4-like → MGGFWADLFLLLLISTGLVYGVSFYGDGYIHLRRVDASIQSLLHVRFRTSSQTGLLFLAAGNRDFLLLELISGHLQVRLDLGSGERSLRSEKGIHLGDLVWHSIELTHDHYNISMTIDRNSRISLRMPGPDLELSVEDGLFVGGTAGLKHPYLLNISNGFRGCLDEVVFNEHNLLSNLKPYSGYIHVHEVSLGCSPQFSATVEDPVSFFSSKAFIALPLWEVPQEAVIECELYPSAKLEDGIVLYSSSYQNGYVAVEIRQGHLVATVGSEEGNKTELRSVTNVQINHMWYTIQLRLLPRSVQLKVGKELIKTNLSPVLQVIQLKGPVFLGGLDEQAKAEARRTGLFSASPRRVSSFKGCLRHVTVNAQRMGLPHATVTKDVTASCNRGQAPVMVTTVSPTDHPKFYVTTTQAIGNNNPNILLLRKLQVAEGGQAALEPKHIKMNLDFQKLGIHPSQLIFRIEELPIHGQLRLDQSSNSDGMRWDEGQGRTITIGAEEKHRTFSMLDLWQGRVIYVHSGSEDHSDFFLFSISSSNKKEFPEYLEGSHLHQFDISISSVNDAPVLSLPGGNLFNLVEKSKKQLTTDVLRVSDPDSSPVDLVFSALGNLSSDAGYLEHQDYPGRAIKLFSLHDLEQRKISFVHTGVSTSRLALRVSDGQKVSNAVVLRIMAVAFQHKVVNNTALEVNQGEASIITTSHLAVQTNVANQAVEIRYDIIELPQYGQLQRLHSSGYWKATTSFSQKLLEKEQIRYLSTFHGIQTQNITDHFKCKISIDSLATEEVVFPIMVHWIHFKVTRSKMEVSGVQMAVVTANDFHVISKGVKLNETNLYIRLLTVPKKGQLFLNNQVLQRDSTFSQKNITDGLLKYELLRLFDDTRDMFSFQVFSTHANSSSYDFRINIKAESRAISVVNKVLSVPEGGSKVISKDVLFTHMASNREVQYTITVSPNHGQIRKINISNSTSINDNILTFTNQDIIDEKVMYVHDDSETKQDSFIFQVMVYKPHKNLNKKEDRNKAKYTFNISIQLVNDQRPVRVVDKVFHVAREGQRLVTLNDLCFRDDDLDFEDSWLVYTRRGIPMGELVLASDPSQKLYEFTQRDLEQKKVLFVHRGVSLGRYVLFVSDGKHYVSTLMEVMAQDPYLQVENNTGLMVQRGGITSLTSTNLSVFSNLDIRDPEEVTFEVFLPPKHGVLCFSDGKCDTVTEANAVSVFTQWDVVAGRLVYHHDGSNELTDGFNVTARAREKNTDSRVDRGRREVHLDIGVSVKIYLESHQRPPSVISNHPVVVAEGQNVSVSRGHLEVVHENNQPSEIVFTVHSQPTVGVLQRVFSNNKHNNNTGEKLLHQGIKKQQTTSFTQEDINQGLVIYHQQAIGSINDSVVLEATNGITKVGPIKLEIDIIPILLPLQVSNLTLDEGSSLPLTSDIIRVTSHHFSDMNFLFQVITPPRHGHLEHSRIPGMPITAFTDTEVEREYISYVHDGSDTRRDNFIIMVNQTEITKHSLPRTVHINITPINDETPIVTTNQGLKVWVGSVTEITTDDLSAEDSDTPPEGLEFIVTPPSNGHLALKSAPSRHILNFTQNHIQSRQLVFVHSGALSGGFHFQVNDGVNFAPRQIFSTTAQSLVLSLQKNRPLVVHPGSVKTISEQELQAVTNNISDIRRNQSVVFAVTASPKLGQLVQRLPDNSTKIISTFTQSMVDHGVILYDQNKPVSVELSASDFFSFTVSSPPAFLPPHTFTILISYQAHKRHNNSQYKTRLLSNAGAVVAEGGKVTIDRSKLDASNLLEKVPESHREDHHVLYRVISLPRHGALSIGGHNLTRNQPDFSQITLNNFGITYTHDDSETTSDSFTFRAWVAPLDLSSSSSALSSDSSSSFSPLYLASSSSLSSLDVVSRPNFKDSLTVTETFNITVTPVNDQPPLIRSRAPSMKVVVGERVVLGPDNLQVEDHDTPPEELHYLVISNPNNGYLTLGERPEPVTSFTQYDINHGRLHFIQKGELSTGVFYFNVSDGHHRPLYKLFSLEVIKPSVSMVNNTGLSLVQGRTAVVLTTNQLAAQTNGRSWANITYRVTTLPHHGRIAINDQEVTTFCHEDLLYGHVVYHMTDLSESEDSFQISVSATSPGVDYGNVTAQTVKVTVLPLVYLREPVRVPSGVAVKLGKGMIDASELARISRTNPVFEVLSPPKHGKLVKMTYDPNQASEVLKSFTFRDVVQGRVAIKETLSDNQSTLTTARGHTPARPRNDSFIFLLKAGNVQPAKGELHFTILPHHQMHHDLGGLNKADRASREHTTTRLPTSNRTTTAGKGVGQNGSTVQSGTGVALHPHILSHKNHSRTQHKLKPQNRWGNHTRNGIHGGRSGNSADGGGHSHPPQPHAPSFPEKHFPVIPPDIFPLPVEVLPRPASDPLLIILPLLACLLLIVILVVLILVFRHRKEKQARLQLIQELTAARFTTEDSPYLARSERSLAMPSVVVTPLGSASCPTSPRLPTSPRRRSLAPGMTFWGPFEADATGDDWTMKGGNSTERENVTCCNTLPNVTTGFKTSVRTRSLTPTLKNNQYWV, encoded by the exons TGTCATTCTATGGTGATGGCTATATCCACCTGCGGAGAGTGGATGCATCCATTCAGTCACTGCTTCATGTCCGATTTCGAACCTCCAGTCAGACGGGGCTGCTATTTTTGGCAGCAGGAAACAGAGATTTCTTGCTGCTGGAGCTGATTTCTGGGCACCTGCAG GTGCGTCTGGATTTGGGCTCAGGTGAGCGGTCACTACGCTCTGAAAAGGGCATTCATCTTGGTGACCTGGTTTGGCACTCCATTGAGCTGACCCACGACCACTATAATATCAGCATGACCATTGACCGAAATTCTCGCATCAGCCTCCGCATGCCAGGACCAGATCTGGAGCTCAGTGTTGAGGATGGTCTTTTTGTGGGGGGGACAGCTGGGCTGAAACACCCCTACCTTCTAAACATCTCAAATGGGTTTAGAGGTTGTCTAGATGAAGTTGTTTTCAATGAACATAACCTGTTGTCCAACCTAAAGCCTTATTCTGGATACATACATGTCCATGAGGTATCTTTGGGTTGTAGTCCACAGTTTTCTGCAACTGTAGAAGATCCTGTCAGTTTCTTCAGCTCCAAAGCCTTCATTGCACTACCACTGTGGGAAGTACCACAGGAAGCTGTAATTGAGTGTGAATTATACCCCTCTGCGAAATTAGAAGACGGTATTGTCCTGTACAGTTCCAGCTATCAGAATGGGTATGTTGCTGTAGAAATCAGACAAGGTCACCTGGTGGCGACAGTAGGAAGTGAAGAGGGGAATAAAACCGAGCTTCGTTCTGTAACCAATGTCCAGATCAACCACATGTGGTACACCATCCAGTTGCGTTTACTGCCTCGGAGCGTACAGCTAAAGGTGGGCAAGGAATTAATCAAGACCAACCTGAGTCCAGTGCTGCAAGTCATCCAGCTTAAAGGGCCAGTCTTCCTAGGAGGGCTTGATGAACAAGCAAAGGCAGAGGCAAGGCGAACTGGGTTGTTTTCTGCCTCACCCAGAAGAGTAAGCTCCTTTAAAGGCTGTCTCAGACATGTTACGGTGAACGCTCAAAGAATGGGCCTACCTCATGCAACAGTCACCAAAGACGTCACTGCAAGCTGTAATAGAGGACAAGCTCCAGTGATGGTGACTACTGTCAGCCCAACAGATCATCCTAAATTTTATGTTACAACCACACAAGCAATTGGCAACAACAATCCTAACATTTTGTTGTTGAGGAAGCTACAGGTAGCAGAAGGAGGCCAGGCAGCCCTGGAGCCCAAACACATCAAG ATGAATCTGGATTTCCAGAAATTGGGCATCCATCCATCCCAGTTAATATTCCGCATTGAGGAACTGCCTATCCATGGCCAACTCCGTCTGGACCAAAGTTCAAACTCTGATGGAATGAGATGGGATGAGGGGCAGGGGAGGACTATAACAATAGgggcagaggaaaaacatcGCACTTTCAGTATGCTCGACCTATGGCAGGGTCGGGTGATATACGTTCACAGTGGGTCAGAGGACCACAGTGACTTCTTCTTGTTTTCAATCTCATCCAGCAATAAGAAGGAGTTTCCTGAGTATTTGGAGGGCAGCCACCTGCATCAGTTTGACATCAGCATCAGCTCTGTTAACGACGCACCAGTGCTCAGCTTGCCTGGGGGAAACCTTTTCAATCTCGTGGAAAAGTCCAAAAAACAG CTTACAACAGATGTCCTGAGAGTGTCAGATCCTGACAGCAGTCCTGTGGACTTGGTGTTCAGTGCCCTTGGAAACCTCAGCTCTGACGCTGGATACCTTGAGCACCAGGATTATCCTGGCAG GGCCATTAAGTTGTTCTCCCTGCATGATCTGGAGCAGAGGAAGATCAGCTTTGTACACACTGGGGTCTCCACCTCCAGGCTGGCGCTCAGGGTCAGCGATGGCCAAAAA GTGAGCAATGCAGTAGTTTTGAGGATTATGGCAGTTGCATTCCAACACAAAGTTGTGAATAACACCGCATTGGAGGTGAACCAAGGCGAGGCCTCCATCATCACCACCAGTCACCTTGCAGTACAAACTAATGTGGCTAATCAGGCAGTGGAAATCCGCTATGACATTATAGAGTTGCCACAGTATGGTCAGCTCCAACGGTTGCACTCAAGTGGTTACTGGAAAGCGACAACTTCCTTCTCTCAGAAACTTCTGGAAAAAGAACAGATCCGATATCTCAGCACTTTTCATGGCATTCAGACTCAGAACATcactgatcattttaaatgtaaaatcagcATCGATTCTTTGGCTACGGAGGAGGTTGTTTTCCCCATCATGGTACACTGGATTCATTTCAAGGTCACGCGCAGCAAGATGGAGGTCAGCGGTGTTCAGATGGCTGTTGTCACTGCCAATGATTTTCATGTGATTTCTAAGGGTGTTAAACTCAACGAGACCAACCTCTACATCCGTCTCCTAACAGTACCAAAGAAAGGTCAGCTATTCCTCAACAACCAAGTTCTACAGAGGGACTCAACATTCAGTCAGAAGAATATCACAGATGGTTTGCTAAAGTACGAGCTGCTCCGGTTGTTCGATGACACAAGAGACATGTTCAGCTTTCAAGTGTTTTCAACACATGCCAACTCATCAAGTTATGACTTTAGAATTAACATTAAAGCGGAGTCAAGAGCCATCTCTGTTGTAAACAAAGTTCTTTCGGTCCCAGAAGGAGGAAGTAAAGTCATCTCCAAAGATGTTCTGTTCACTCACATGGCAAGTAACCGGGAGGTCCAATACACCATTACAGTGAGCCCAAATCATGGGCAGATACGAAAAATCAATATCTCCAATTCAACATCTATTaatgacaacattttaacattcaCAAATCAGGATATCATAGACGAGAAAGTCATGTATGTTCACGATGACAGCGAGACCAAACAAgattcatttatatttcaagTCATGGTTTACAAACCACATAAAAACCTCAATAAGAAGGAGGACAGAAACAAGGCCAAGTACACATTTAATATCTCCATTCAGCTCGTCAATGATCAGAGACCTGTCAGGGTTGTTGATAAAGTTTTCCATGTGGCTCGTGAGGGCCAGAGGTTGGTGACATTAAATGACCTTTGTTTCCGGGATGATGACTTGGACTTTGAGGACAGCTGGTTGGTGTACACACGCAGGGGGATTCCCATGGGTGAGCTGGTGCTGGCCAGTGATCCCAGCCAAAAGCTGTATGAGTTTACACAGCGGGACCTCGAGCAG AAAAAGGTGTTGTTTGTCCACAGAGGAGTTAGTTTGGGGCGTTACGTGCTTTTTGTATCAGATGGGAAACATTATGTGTCCACACTGATGGAG GTTATGGCCCAGGATCCTTACCTCCAGGTGGAGAACAACACAGGCCTCATGGTCCAGCGAGGTGGAATAACAAGCTTGACCTCCACTAACCTCAGCGTCTTCAGTAATCTTGACATCCGAGACCCAGAGGAGGTGACATTCGAGGTCTTCCTTCCACCTAAACATGGTGTCCTTTGCTTCAGTGATGGAAAGTGTGACACCGTGACAGAAGCAAATGCAGTTTCAGTATTTACCCAATGGGATGTAGTGGCGGGACGCTTGGTGTATCACCATGATGGTAGTAATGAGCTGACTGATGGGTTCAACGTGACGGCAAGAGCAAGGGAGAAGAACACAGACAGTCGGGTGGACAGGGGAAGGAGAGAGGTGCATCTAGACATTGGAGTGTCAGTTAAAATCTACTTGGAGAGTCATCAGAGGCCACCATCAGTCATAAGCAACCATCCAGTGGTAGTGGCAGAAGGACAGAATGTCTCAGTAAGCAGGGGACATTTAGAG GTGGTCCATGAAAACAACCAGCCATCAGAGATAGTTTTCACAGTCCACAGTCAACCCACTGTGGGTGTTCTTCAGAGAGTCTTTTCTAATAACAAGCACAATAACAACACTGGAGAGAAGCTCCTCCATCAG gGTATTAAAAAGCAGCAGACAACCTCCTTCACTCAAGAGGACATCAACCAGGGACTGGTCATTTACCATCAGCAGGCCATAGGAAGCATCAATGACTCTGTTGTTTTGGAGGCAACCAATGGGATCACGAAGGTTGGTCCTATCAAGCTGGAGATCGACATCATTCCTATCCTGCTCCCTCTACAG GTATCCAACTTAACTCTTGATGAGGGGTCATCCCTGCCTCTGACCTCTGATATCATCAGGGTCACAAGTCATCACTTCTCAGACATGAACTTCCTGTTTCAAGTGATCACTCCACCAAGACATGGTCACTTGGAGCACAGCCGGATTCCGGGGATGCCCATCACTGCTTTTACAGACACTGAG GTGGAACGTGAGTATATCTCCTATGTTCATGATGGCAGTGACACACGGCGAGACAACTTCATTATCATGGTCAATCAGACAGAAATCACTAAGCACAGCTTGCCCCGCACCGTTCACATCAACATCACTCCTATTAATGATGAGACTCCCATCGTTACAACCAACCAGGGTTTGAAG GTGTGGGTGGGTTCAGTGACAGAAATAACCACAGATGATCTTAGCGCTGAGGACTCTGACACTCCACCTGAGGGGCTGGAGTTCATTGTCACACCACCCAGCAACGGCCACCTGGCTCTGAAGAGCGCCCCCTCCAGACACATCTTGAACTTCACCCAGAATCACATACAGAGCAGACAGCTGGTGTTTGTGCATAGTG GTGCGTTGTCTGGGGGCTTTCATTTTCAAGTGAATGATGGTGTTAACTTTGCCCCTCGTCAGATCTTCAGCACAACTGCCCAGTCTCTGGTCCTCTCACTGCAAAAAAACCGTCCACTGGTCGTCCATCCAG GCTCTGTGAAAACAATTTCTGAACAGGAGCTTCAGGCTGTAACCAACAATATTAGCGACATCAGAAGGAACCAGTCAGTGGTGTTTGCTGTGACCGCTTCACCTAAACTTGGCCAACTGGTCCAGCGTTTACCTGACAACTccacaaaaataatttccacaTTCACACAAAGCATG GTGGACCATGGAGTTATCCTTTATGATCAGAACAAGCCAGTGTCCGTGGAATTGTCGGCTTcagactttttctctttcactgtgtCCTCTCCTCCTGCTTTTCTTCCTCCACACACTTTCACCATCTTAATATCCTACCAGGCCCACAAACGTCACAACAACTCTCAATACAAGACCAGACTACTGAGCAATGCAG GTGCTGTGGTTGCAGAGGGAGGCAAGGTGACGATTGACAGATCTAAGCTCGATGCTTCTAATCTCCTAGAAAAAGTCCCAGAGTCTCACAGGGAGGACCACCATGTCCTTTACCGTGTGATTTCTCTGCCACGTCACGGTGCTCTGTCTATAGGAGGTCACAATCTCACCAG GAACCAACCAGATTTCTCTCAGATCACTCTGAACAACTTTGGCATCACTTACACCCACGATGACTCAGAGACGACGAGTGACAGCTTCACTTTCCGAGCCTGGGTGGCTCCTTTGGatctttcctcctcttcatctgcTCTTTCCTCTGATTCTTCCtcctcattttctcctctgtaTTTAGCCTCATCATCCTCTCTTTCATCCCTAGACGTGGTGTCACGTCCCAACTTTAAGGACAGCCTGACCGTGACAGAAACCTTTAACATTACAGTGACACCAGTCAATGACCAGCCGCCACTCATTAGGAGCAGAGCCCCGAGCATGAAGGTTGTAGTTGGAGAGAGAGTCGTACTTGGACCAGACAATCTGCAG GTTGAAGATCATGACACCCCTCCAGAGGAGCTGCACTACCTTGTTATCAGTAATCCCAACAATGGCTACCTAACGCTGGGAGAGAGACCAGAACCAGTGACATCCTTCACCCAATATGACATCAACCATGGTCGGCTGCACTTCATACAAAAG GGTGAGCTTTCAACAGGAGTTTTTTACTTCAATGTCTCTGATGGTCATCACCGTCCCCTCTACAAACTCTTCAGTTTGGAGGTGATTAAACCCTCAGTTTCCATGGTGAACAACACTGGCCTTTCATTGGTTCAAGGCAGGACTGCTGTGGTCTTGACTACCAACCAGCTGGCAGCTCAAACTAACGGTCGCAGTTGGGCCAATATTACCTACAGGGTCACCACACTCCCTCACCATGGACGCATCGCTATAAATGACCAAGAGGTCACAACCTTCTGCCATGAGGATCTGCTGTATGGCCATGTTGTCTATCACATGACTGATCTTAGCGAATCAGAGGACAGCTTCCAAATCTCAGTGTCAGCCACCTCGCCTGGTGTTGACTATGGAAATGTAACGGCACAGACAGTGAAGGTTACCGTGTTGCCTCTGGTCTACCTGAGGGAGCCAGTCAGAGTACCGAGTGGTGTCGCCGTGAAACTTGGCAAAGGCATGATTGATGCTTCAGAGCTGGCGAGAATAAGCCGAACCAACCCAGTATTCGAGGTTCTTTCTCCCCCGAAACATGGTAAACTGGTCAAG ATGACCTATGACCCTAACCAAGCATCAGAGGTCCTGAAGTCATTCACGTTCAGAGATGTGGTTCAAGGCAGAGTCGCCATCAAGGAGACTCTCAGTGACAATCAGTCAACGCTGACAACAGCTCGAGGCCACACCCCCGCCAGACCTCGCAATGATTCTTTCATCTTTCTGCTGAAGGCTGGAAATGTGCAGCCAGCGAAAGGTGAGCTTCACTTCACCATCTTACCCCACCACCAGATGCATCATGATCTAGGTGGTTTAAATAAAGCAGACCGTGCAAGTCGTGAACACACCACAACTCGACTGCCTACAAGTAATAGGACTACTACTGCAGGAAAAGGAGTAGGGCAAAACGGATCCACAGTCCAGAGCGGTACTGGAGTGGCTCTGCACccccacattttgtcacataaaAACCACAGTAGGACACAGCACAAGTTAAAGCCTCAAAATCGCTGGGGGAACCACACTCGCAATGGTATTCATGGAGGAAGATCAGGAAACAGTGCAGATGGAGGAGGACACAGTCATCCCCCACAACCCCACGCTCCATCCTTCCCAGAAAAACACTTTCCGGTGATTCCTCCTGACATCTTCCCACTTCCTGTTGAGGTCCTTCCTCGGCCCGCCTCCGACCCCCTGCTCATTATCCTGCCACTGTTGGCCTGCTTGCTCCTCATCGTTATTCTAGTGGTTTTGATTTTGGTGTTCCGTCATCGCAAGGAGAAACAGGCCCGGCTACAGCTCATCCAGGAGCTCACTGCTGCACGGTTTACCACTGAGGACAGTCCATACTTGGCTCGGTCGGAGCGTAGCTTGGCTATGCCCTCCGTGGTGGTTACGCCACTTGGGTCCGCAAGCTGTCCCACCTCACCCAGGTTACCTACAAGTCCCAGGAGGCGAAGTCTGGCCCCTGGGATGACCTTCTGGGGGCCATTTGAAGCTGATGCAACAGGTGATGATTGGACTATGAAAGGTGGCAACAgtactgaaagagaaaatgtgacTTGTTGTAACACACTCCCAAATGTCACTACAGGATTCAAGACCTCTGTGAGAACAAGGTCCCTGACTCCAACTCTTAAAAACAACCAGTACTGGGTTTGA
- the LOC137103995 gene encoding sorting nexin-18-like, which produces MALKARVLYDFHSENPGEISIAENELVTLFSEEQLEGWLEGENSRGEAGLFPASYVEIIRDHIATSTSNNGFSPSKAKALSPTQSQRALGASSGGSGGGSFNTSQGSDDDWDDDWDDSSTAADVPQGNSGMPALYPVTTSLPARRGTAQQHQQQAKSSATVGRNLNRFSTFVKSGGEAFLLGEASAFVKDGDRICVVMGKHGPEWQENPYPFTCTIDDPTKQTKFKGMKSYMSYGLTPTHTNVQVNRRYKHFDWLYARLVERFPVISVPHLPEKQATGRFEEDFISKRRKGLIWWMNHMTSHPVLARCDVFQHFLSCGADEKAWKQGKRKAERDELVGANFFLTISTPAVPLDLQEVENKIEGFKVFTKRMDENIVVMNTTINEFARKQITGFKKEYQKVGQSFKLLAQAFEWDQQTYSVGLNQAITYTGEAYEAIGEYFAEQPRQDLDPISDLLDLYRGHLSNFPDIIHVQKGALTKVKDCPKQEGELHDRCNIISCATLAEIQHFHHTRVRDFRSQMQHHLRQQIGFFQKITAKLEEAVQRYDDNH; this is translated from the exons atgGCGTTGAAGGCTAGAGTGTTGTACGATTTCCATTCTGAAAACCCCGGGGAGATCTCCATAGCAGAAAATGAGCTGGTGACTCTGTTCAGTGAGGAGCAGTTGGAGGGCTGGTTGGAAGGGGAGAACAGCAGGGGAGAGGCTGGCCTCTTCCCTGCCTCCTATGTGGAGATCATCAGAGACCACATTGCCACCAGCACCAGCAACAACGGCTTCTCTCCATCCAAAGCCAAAGCCCTGTCACCCACCCAGTCTCAGAGAGCACTTGGAGCCAGTAGTGGTGGCAGTGGTGGAGGCAGCTTCAACACCAGTCAGGGTAGTGATGATGACTGGGACGACGACTGGGATGACAGCTCCACGGCGGCCGATGTGCCTCAGGGTAACAGTGGCATGCCCGCTCTGTACCCGGTGACCACGTCCTTGCCTGCGCGGCGTGGGACTgctcagcagcatcagcagcaggcCAAAAGCTCGGCCACGGTGGGGAGGAACCTCAACAGGTTCTCCACTTTTGTTAAGTCTGGAGGGGAGGCCTTCTTGCTAGGGGAGGCCTCAGCATTTGTGAAAGATGGGGACCGAATCTGTGTGGTGATGGGGAAACACGGGCCTGAGTGGCAAGAGAATCCATACCCATTCACATGCACCATCGATGACCCTACCAAGCAGACAAAATTCAAAGGCATGAAGAGCTACATGTCCTATGGCCTGACCCCAACACACACCAATGTTCAAGTCAATCGCAG GTATAAACACTTTGACTGGCTCTACGCTCGCCTCGTGGAGCGTTTCCCTGTCATCTCCGTGCCCCACCTGCCAGAAAAGCAGGCAACAGGACGCTTCGAGGAGGACTTCATCTCCAAGCGCAGGAAGGGTCTGATCTGGTGGATGAATCACATGACCAGCCACCCTGTGCTAGCACGCTGtgatgtttttcagcatttcCTATCATGTGGTGCAGATGAGAAAGCCTGGAAACAAGGAAAGAGGAAGGCAGAGAGGGACGAGCTGGTTGGGGCTAATTTCTTCCTGACAATCAG CACGCCTGCAGTTCCACTGGACCTCCAGGAAGTTGAGAACAAGATTGAAGGTTTCAAAGTCTTCACCAAGAGAATGGATGAGAACATTGTGGTAATGAACACCACCATCAACGAGTTTGCCCGCAAACAGATCACAGGGTTCAAGAAGGAGTATCAGAAAGTTGGACAGTCCTTTAAACTGCTGGCGCAGGCTTTTGAGTGGGACCAGCAGACCTATTCAGTGGGCCTGAACCAGGCCATAACCTACACTGGTGAAGCCTATGAGGCAATAGGAGAGTATTTTGCTGAACAGCCACGCCAGGACCTGGATCCCATTTCAGACCTGTTAGACCTCTACAGAGGACACCTGTCCAATTTTCCTGACATCATCCATGTACAGAAAG GTGCACTAACCAAGGTGAAAGACTGTCCCAAGCAGGAAGGTGAGCTTCATGACCGCTGCAACATCATTTCCTGTGCCACACTCGCAGAGATCCAACACTTCCACCACACACGTGTACGGGACTTCCGCTCACAGATGCAACACCACCTCCGTCAGCAGATTGGCTTCTTCCAGAAGATCACTGCCAAGCTGGAGGAAGCAGTTCAGAGATACGATGATAACCACTAG